The window ACCTGGACGTATCGTTGATTTTCCGGTATAAAGATAATACTGATTGATCCGAGAAATGTTTTCTCCAATTGACAAGAATAGGGATTCATCAGGTGTTACCTGGGAGGCATGGTCCCAGGGATACAAAATAAACTCACCGTATGTATGATATGAAAGGGAAATACGGATCGTATGATGTGTTTCGACGAAGGCTTTTACTGCTTTTGTTTCATTTTCAGAAAAAGGATAAGGTCCTCTATAGTTATAGCTTGAGTCGCGCATATTGAAGAAAAGTGAATAGCGCGTTGGAAACAGATAGTAAAGATACCATTTATATCCATAGTTTCTGTTGAGATTCACACCGTAGGAAGTTATAGTTTTTTTGAAACCAAATGGACCATAATTTGGGGCACAATTTTTCCGAGAATCAGCTTCAACGCCATCAGGATTTACCATCGGTATAATATAGATCTGTGTAGTATTGACGATATGCCGCACATAATCCTCTGATGGATCCTCATCAATACGACCATCACCATCATTGTCTCTACCATCGAATTCATCTTCATCAAAAACACCATCTCCATCATTGTCTGTTGTTGGCTGGTAATAATTATCAACGATGTATCTTACAAAAAATAAGGGAATTTCATATGATGGTTTTTCGTTTCCATGGTGAGCTCCCATTATCAGGACGCCTGGCTCATCTTCCTGTTCTTCGGGGTGATCTGAGAGTGTCACCTGCCAGATGTTTCGTCCTTGATAGGTTGTTCCAAGGGAGGTTAGATGAAAAATCTCAGGATATTGTTTCTGGAGATTGAAGAGCAACTCAGTCATTTCTTGATAGGTAAGATAATGATATACATCGATATCATTTGATGTTTGGGTTGCTGGTACAGCAGGATGTATTGGGTGGAGATGACCTATGCAGAGAAGAAATAAAATTCCCCAAAGTAGAGGTCGTTGGTATAGCGTGTTTTGTACGTTCATTGGTATTAATCTCCT is drawn from Candidatus Thermoplasmatota archaeon and contains these coding sequences:
- a CDS encoding M14 family metallopeptidase — translated: MNVQNTLYQRPLLWGILFLLCIGHLHPIHPAVPATQTSNDIDVYHYLTYQEMTELLFNLQKQYPEIFHLTSLGTTYQGRNIWQVTLSDHPEEQEDEPGVLIMGAHHGNEKPSYEIPLFFVRYIVDNYYQPTTDNDGDGVFDEDEFDGRDNDGDGRIDEDPSEDYVRHIVNTTQIYIIPMVNPDGVEADSRKNCAPNYGPFGFKKTITSYGVNLNRNYGYKWYLYYLFPTRYSLFFNMRDSSYNYRGPYPFSENETKAVKAFVETHHTIRISLSYHTYGEFILYPWDHASQVTPDESLFLSIGENISRINQYYLYTGKSTIRPGYGGTIGTSEDWLYGAHNILSFTIELCKERAPSSQSIMDAVCRTHVGVHLYICERAVQLGSEQ